In Terriglobus aquaticus, the genomic window TCCGGCAGGCTCTCGGCCATGTAGCGGCACTGCTTGGCGACCTTGCGCAGGTCGTGCAGCGTGTCTTCGTCCAGACGCTGCAATCGCTGTAGCGCATGGGCGCGGTCCGGGTGACGGTCGGCCTGCAGCACGACGCGAGCCCTCGCTGCAAACCAGTTCTGAATCTGCTCGCTCAGTTCGGGCGCGGTAAACGTGCGCGGACGGCTGCCGGAGGTCGAGCCGATCACACTGCGAAGAGCGTGCATGGCCCGGGACAGATCCTCGCTCTCGGCCTTCAGGGTGCCCGTGAGCTCTCCCGTTTCACGATCGCGTTTCTTGTGCAGCTTCTTCAGCAGCTTCTGCGCTTCGCGGCGTACCTGATCGCCGTGCGATCCGTTGTGTACCGCCGCGCTGTCGGGCATGTCCGCTTCGATCATGTCGATCTGCACGTCCATGTCGCGCACCGTGGCAGCCGCACGTCGCACGCGCCGCAGCAGCCGCTGCACCTCGTCCGCCTGCTCGTTGTGCTCGGGAATGCCGGGCAGGAGGCTGACCAGCACTAGCTGCGCCTCCATGCGGCGGGTACTGGTGCGCAGGCGATGTACGGGACTCTTGTCCGCACTGGTTTGCGCAACGAGCATGGCGCTCTCCAGGGCCTGGATCTGGCTGTCGAGCAAACTGCTCGCCACAATGTGCCGGGCTGAACTCACACAGGTATAGATGCAAAGGCGCCACGGTGGTCTCTTTGCCGTCGCAGCATCTGTCTTCGCACCGTCACGGCGAAGCTGCGCTGCGATCGCAAGATGACACCTGTCATGCCTCAGCAATGAAACATGCGCTGGGGCTGCGCACGCCCGGCGCTTACTCTGACTGTGTTGGATCCAGCCGCCCCGTAGCAAGGCAGCCGAAGAAAGAGAGCTCCATGTCGACCAGCACGCTTTCCATGCCCGCAGCCAATACCGCCAATCCGGCCCTGGCCAGCCAGGTGGCACCCCCGGCGCAGTTGACCGGCGTAACCCATCGCTACGGCTCAGGAGCGGCCGCGCACGTTGCGCTCGATCGTTTTTCGTTGACGGTGCGTCCCGGCGAGGTCCTTGCATTGCTGGGTCCGAACGGCGCAGGCAAGACGACCGCGATCAAGCTGCTGCTGGGTCTGCTGCGGCCCACAGAGGGCACCGCCACCGTCTTCGGCGGCAGCCCGCTGGAAACGCGTACCCGCGAGCGTCTGGGCGCCATGCTGCAGGTGGCCCGTGTGCCCGAGACGCTGACCGCAAGCGAGTACCTGGACCTGTTCCGCAGCTACTACCCGCGGCCGCTGCCGCAGGATGAGGTCATTCGCATTGCCGGCTTGCAGGAGATCGCCAAGAAGCAGTTCAAGGACCTGAGCGGCGGTCAAAAACAACGGCTGCTGTTTGCTCTTGCAATCTGCGGCGACCCCGATCTGGTCTTCCTAGACGAGCCCACGCTGGGCATGGACATTGAGACTCGCCATGCGCTGTGGGCGCAGGTTCGCGCGCTGAGTGAGCGCGGCAAGTCCGTTCTGCTGACCACGCACTACCTGGAAGAGGCCGACACCCTGGCGCACCGCATCGCCGTGATCGCACGCGGCCGCGTAATCGCCGAGGGCACGCCCGTCGACATCAAGGCGCAGGTCAGCGGCCGCAAGGTGCGCTGCGTCACCGAAGTTCCCGAAGCGCAACTGCGCGCCCTGCCCGGCGTCATCGACGTGGAGTACATCGGTTCTGCTGTGACGCTGACCGTGAAGCAGGCCGAGCCCGTGCTGCGCGCCCTGCTGCCGCTGGACTCCTCGCTGCACTCGCTGGAAGTGACCAGCCCCAACCTGGAAGACGCCTTTCTCGCCCTTACGCAAGACAAGTAAAGCCACTCGCAACCGAGACCGCTTCAGGAGCACGCCATGAGCACCGCCGCCACGCTTCCCGCCCGCGCACCGCAGTTTCCGCTGTACGTGAAAGAAACCAAGTACGAGTTCCTGCGCCTCTTGCGCGCCCGCGCCTTTTCCGTCGCCACCATCGGCTTTCCGGTCATGTTTTACCTCTTGTTTGGCGTGGTGGTGGGCAACAGTTCGCCCGATGGCCAGTGGCGCGCCAAATACCTTTTGGGCACCTACTGCATCTTTGGCCTGGTGGGCTGCTGCCTGTTCAGCATCTGCGTCACGCTGGCCAACGAGCGTGCGCTGGGCTGGCTGGAATTGAAGCAGGCCAGCCCCATGCCTGCGCCCGCGTACCTGCTCGCCAAGCTGCTGACCGCCGCCGCCTTTGGTGCCATCATTCTCGCCATCCTGACCACGTGCGGCATCCAGTTCGGCCACGCTGTGGTTCCCGCGAACCAGCTTCGCCACTTGGTGGAAGTGGTGCTGGCCGGCACGCTGCCCTTTGCTGCCATGGGTTTGCTATTGAGCATGGTGGTTCCTCCTAACGCGGCTGCCGGCGTGGTGAACCTGATTTACCTGCCCATGAGCTTCCTCTCTGGCCTGTGGATTCCGCTGGGCGGCCTGCCCAAGTGGATCAGCAGCGTGGCCCCGGCGCTGCCCACCTGGCACATGGGCCAACTGGCGCTTTGGGCGCTGGGCTACGGCTCAAAATGGCAGCCTTGGCAGCACGTGGTGTGGCTCGCGGCCTTTACCGTGGTGGCGCTCCTGCTCACCGTATTTCTGTTCCGCCGCAACGCCGCCAAGGCGTAAGCCTCACGTACCAAAGCAGGTACTGCCTACTCCCGGGTCCACAGTGGCCCGGGAGTAGTTCTTGCTGCGTTTTTGAAGCTCGTACACGATTGCCCAAGAAGCTGTGCAACAACACAAATCTCACGGCTGCACTGCTCCTGGTGCAAGGTGACAGCGCGTAGGAGGTGCGCTAGCCTGTAACTCCGAAAGGCGAATAAAAGGCGAACAACCATGCCAGCCCTCACCGCAGCCCTCCTCAAGTCCCAGATCGAAGCTCAGCTCGCCCACCGCATCCCCGCAGCGCTGTCGCCCATGGCGCGCGAGGAGGCCGAGCGGCAGCCGCTGCACGATCCGCGGCTTACGGAGTTGCTGGGTGGCGGCGTTCCCGTGGGCGGCATCACGGAAATTCATGGGCAGGCCTGCTCTGGCCGCACTTCCGTAGCGTTATCCCTGGCTGCTGCGGTCACTGCTGCGGAGCGGGTGGTCGCCTGGATTGACGTGAGCGACGAGCTGGACCCCGAGACCGCCGCGCTGTTTGGCGTAGACCTGGAACGGCTGCTATGGGTGCGCTGCGGCGCGCCTGCGCAGGAGAAGTCGCCAAGGTCAGCAGCCCTGCCCTCGCAGAAAGCGGATCCGGACACCAGGGAGCCTGCCGCGATTGCCTCCATGGAGAGCGCCCCCGCGGAGCCGAACCTGGTCGCCACGAATCACACGCCGCGTCCGGTGGGAAATGGTGGCTGCGGTAGCCCGCACCCGCGCGGCGAAGGCCGCGGCATGGCCGAAGCGATCGACGCGCTCCTGCAGCAGCAGCCACGCTCGGCCGCGATTCCGGATCGCCGCGCACGAAAGAAAATCGGCACGCCCGGCATGCCCAACCGCGACATTGCGCAAGCGATGAAGCCGCAGAGCGTGAGCCATCATGTGGCCATGGTGCTGGGCAAGGCCGCCAGGTTCCCTACCGGCAAGCCAGTCACTTCCGCAAAGAGCAATCTAGTTCCGCCAGAAGAGATCGTGCCCACCAACGGCAGCCTGTTCGGCCGGCAGGTGGAGCGCAAGGTGAGCTGTGGCTCGAACCGTCTGCCTTCTGCGGCAGACGCGCCAATCGGCTCTACCCGGTTGCCACCGGCGCAGCGGCCGCCCATGCCGTTTCCACATGCGTCGCCTTATCGCGAGGAGCAGATTCCGACCGACCGGCAGCCCTCGCGCCGCGCACAGCCGATTGCACCGCAGAAACCCAAACCACGCCAGGACGTGCAAGGCCTGAATGCACTCGCTGCACGCCGCAAGGATGGCGCCGAGGATGTGTGGGCACCGCTTGACCAGGCGCTGCGCAGCGTCGATCTGCTGCTGCAGGCCGGTGGCTTCAGCCTGCTTGTGCTCGACCTGAGTTCCCTGCCTGCAGACAAAGTGTGGCGTATTCCACTGGCCACCTGGTTCCGGTTCCGCGCCGGCTGCGAACGCTCGCGTGGCAGCCTTGTCGTTCTGTCGCAACATCCGTGCGCTCGCGCCAGCGCCGACCTTACCGTCTCGCTGCGCCGCAAGGAGCTGCACACCGAAGGCAACCGCATCCTGACCGGCAGCAGCATCAGCGTGGAATTGGAGCAGCAGCGCCGTGGGACCGGGACGACCGTTGCACCTCTGGATCGCTTTGCATCGCAAAGCAAAGTCGTTCCGTTCCGCAAGCCGGTGCAATCGGACCATCGCGCACACACACCGGAACCGCTGTGGAAGGCTGACACGCACTGGAGCGTGCGCGCGTGAGCCCGATCCACCAGCCGCGCTTCCTTTGCGTGCACGTACCGGAGTTCCCGGCGCAGGCGCGGCTGCGGCACCGTCCGGCTTTGCGCGGCAAAGCGATCGCAATCCTCGACGGAACACCACCGCTCGAAACTGTATGCAGCACCACCCGGCTGGCACGTCAGAAAGGCGTTCGCCAGGGCACCACGCGCGCCGAGTTGGACAGCTTCCCCGGCGTCGAAGCGCTGCGCCGCTCCCGCAGTGAAGAAGACAGCGCCGCCGCCGCTCTGCTGGCAGCAGTGTGGCAGGTCTCACCGCGCGTGCAGGTGCTTGCGCCTCGCAACGCAGCGCATCGCGTGGTGGTCGACATCGCCGGAACCGAACGCATCTTTGGTCCGCCCGCGCAGGTTGCGCGCAACGTGTTGCAGCAGGTGCGCGCCCTGGGCCTGCTGGCGCATCTGTGTGTCAGCGACAACTTCCACACCGCTGTATGCGCCGCACCCTACGCAGGCGGCAAGCCCGCCGTAGTTGCTCACGGAGCAGAGCGCGCCACGCTGGCACCGCTGCCACTCTCAGCGCTGGACGGCGTAGAAGAAGAGCAGCGCGACACCTTTGCCCTGTGGGGCTTGCACACGCTGGGCGATTTGGCCGCACTGCCGGAAACACAACTGGTCGCGCGCATGGGGCAGGCTGGCCGACGCCTGTGGCTGCAGGCACGCGGCGAACATCCACACCTGATGCAGCCTGCCGAAGACCGTTTCACGCTGGAGGAGCGCACCGAGTTCGACGCCCCTGTCGATCTGCTCGACTCGCTCTTGTTCGTGCTGCGGCCCATGCTGGAGCAACTGGTACTGCGCGCGAATCAACGTGCGCTCGCACTGGCCAGTGTGACGGTGCGGCTCTCGCTGACGAACCATGCGGCGGAGGACACCGCCATCGCGCCCGAAGCCACGCAGTTTGAGCGCACGGTCAAGCCTGCGCTGCCGCTGGCGGACAGCCGCATTCTCCTGAAGCTGTTGCACCTGGACCTGCAGGCGCACCCGCCGGGAGCTCCGATCGTTGCCGTGCACTTGCACGCAGAGCCGGGCGACCAGACGCGTGCGCAGCTCGGCATGTTCAGCCCGCAACTGCCTGAGCCGTCACGGCTGGATGTGACGCTGGCGCGCATCCGCGCCCTGGTTGGCGAGGGCCGCGTCGGACGGCCGAAACTGCTCGATACGCATGCACCGGAAAGCTATGTTGTCGATACGTTCGCACCCCATCTGCGCGCGAGCGGCAGCGCAAGCAAAACTCATTCCATCTATCACCCTGCGCTGCATGGAGATCCACTGAACTACCAGGAGCAAGCGAGTAGCTTTGCATCGCAAAGCAGGTCGCTCGCCCTGCGCCGCTTGCGGCCACCCGTGCTGCTGAAGATGCACACGGCAGAAAAGCAGCCCAAACTTTTCTTCTGGCGAGGCACGCGATACGAAGTCGCCACCGCATTCGGCCCATGGCGTCGCAGCGGGAATTGGTGGACCACTTCTGCATGGTCGCAGGAAGAGTGGGATGTTACCGCGAACAGCAGCAGCGGCGACACACTGGTGTGCCGCATCGCGCGCGACATTATGCACCGCCACTGGCTGCTGGAAGGCATCTATGACTAAGGCCGAAGCCAACCGCGGCTACGTGGAGCTGCACAGCAACAGCGCCTTCAGCTTCCTGGAGGCGGCCTCGCTGCCCGAAGCGCTCATCCACGCCGCGCACGATGCCGACCTGCCCGCCATGGCGCTCCTGGATCGCAACGGCTTCTACGGCTCGCCACGTTTCCATACCATCGCGAAGGACAACAAGATCAAGGCGCATGTGGGCGCCGAGATCGCTGTTCCCGACCTGGGCATGCGACTCACGCCACCGTCCGCGCTGCCGCACCAGCACCGGCCCGAGCCCGCGCGCATCCCGCTGCTGTGCACGAACCAAACGGCGTACCAGAACCTGAGCCAGATGATCACGCGGTTCAAGATGCGGCAGCCCGGCAAGTGCGAGGGCTTCGCCGAGCTGGACGATCTGCGCGAATTCAGCAACGGCCTGCTCTGCATGACAGGCGGCGACGAAGGCCCGCTGTGGGCCGCGCTCTATCGCGGAGGCGAAGCGGAGGGCCGCCGCGTCGTCGAAGACCTGACCCACATCTTCGGCAGGCACAACGTGTACATCGAACTGCAACGCCATGGCAGCCGTCATGAGGAAGCCTGCAACCAGGCAGCGTTACGCATCGCCGAATCACTGCACCTGCCCGTGGTCGCCACCAACGGCGTGCGTTACGCCACGCC contains:
- a CDS encoding ABC transporter ATP-binding protein — protein: MSTSTLSMPAANTANPALASQVAPPAQLTGVTHRYGSGAAAHVALDRFSLTVRPGEVLALLGPNGAGKTTAIKLLLGLLRPTEGTATVFGGSPLETRTRERLGAMLQVARVPETLTASEYLDLFRSYYPRPLPQDEVIRIAGLQEIAKKQFKDLSGGQKQRLLFALAICGDPDLVFLDEPTLGMDIETRHALWAQVRALSERGKSVLLTTHYLEEADTLAHRIAVIARGRVIAEGTPVDIKAQVSGRKVRCVTEVPEAQLRALPGVIDVEYIGSAVTLTVKQAEPVLRALLPLDSSLHSLEVTSPNLEDAFLALTQDK
- a CDS encoding ABC transporter permease, yielding MSTAATLPARAPQFPLYVKETKYEFLRLLRARAFSVATIGFPVMFYLLFGVVVGNSSPDGQWRAKYLLGTYCIFGLVGCCLFSICVTLANERALGWLELKQASPMPAPAYLLAKLLTAAAFGAIILAILTTCGIQFGHAVVPANQLRHLVEVVLAGTLPFAAMGLLLSMVVPPNAAAGVVNLIYLPMSFLSGLWIPLGGLPKWISSVAPALPTWHMGQLALWALGYGSKWQPWQHVVWLAAFTVVALLLTVFLFRRNAAKA
- a CDS encoding CHAD domain-containing protein translates to MSSARHIVASSLLDSQIQALESAMLVAQTSADKSPVHRLRTSTRRMEAQLVLVSLLPGIPEHNEQADEVQRLLRRVRRAAATVRDMDVQIDMIEADMPDSAAVHNGSHGDQVRREAQKLLKKLHKKRDRETGELTGTLKAESEDLSRAMHALRSVIGSTSGSRPRTFTAPELSEQIQNWFAARARVVLQADRHPDRAHALQRLQRLDEDTLHDLRKVAKQCRYMAESLPEGSSEAKRLAQRFEYLQEAGGAWHDWLTLECAAARTLGKKSALAERYRRHRNAALAEFHLQLALEFTTGKHGLRTAKHPYRG
- a CDS encoding DNA polymerase Y family protein, with translation MSPIHQPRFLCVHVPEFPAQARLRHRPALRGKAIAILDGTPPLETVCSTTRLARQKGVRQGTTRAELDSFPGVEALRRSRSEEDSAAAALLAAVWQVSPRVQVLAPRNAAHRVVVDIAGTERIFGPPAQVARNVLQQVRALGLLAHLCVSDNFHTAVCAAPYAGGKPAVVAHGAERATLAPLPLSALDGVEEEQRDTFALWGLHTLGDLAALPETQLVARMGQAGRRLWLQARGEHPHLMQPAEDRFTLEERTEFDAPVDLLDSLLFVLRPMLEQLVLRANQRALALASVTVRLSLTNHAAEDTAIAPEATQFERTVKPALPLADSRILLKLLHLDLQAHPPGAPIVAVHLHAEPGDQTRAQLGMFSPQLPEPSRLDVTLARIRALVGEGRVGRPKLLDTHAPESYVVDTFAPHLRASGSASKTHSIYHPALHGDPLNYQEQASSFASQSRSLALRRLRPPVLLKMHTAEKQPKLFFWRGTRYEVATAFGPWRRSGNWWTTSAWSQEEWDVTANSSSGDTLVCRIARDIMHRHWLLEGIYD
- a CDS encoding P-loop NTPase family protein; the encoded protein is MPALTAALLKSQIEAQLAHRIPAALSPMAREEAERQPLHDPRLTELLGGGVPVGGITEIHGQACSGRTSVALSLAAAVTAAERVVAWIDVSDELDPETAALFGVDLERLLWVRCGAPAQEKSPRSAALPSQKADPDTREPAAIASMESAPAEPNLVATNHTPRPVGNGGCGSPHPRGEGRGMAEAIDALLQQQPRSAAIPDRRARKKIGTPGMPNRDIAQAMKPQSVSHHVAMVLGKAARFPTGKPVTSAKSNLVPPEEIVPTNGSLFGRQVERKVSCGSNRLPSAADAPIGSTRLPPAQRPPMPFPHASPYREEQIPTDRQPSRRAQPIAPQKPKPRQDVQGLNALAARRKDGAEDVWAPLDQALRSVDLLLQAGGFSLLVLDLSSLPADKVWRIPLATWFRFRAGCERSRGSLVVLSQHPCARASADLTVSLRRKELHTEGNRILTGSSISVELEQQRRGTGTTVAPLDRFASQSKVVPFRKPVQSDHRAHTPEPLWKADTHWSVRA